The following is a genomic window from Sorex araneus isolate mSorAra2 chromosome 10, mSorAra2.pri, whole genome shotgun sequence.
TGTGAATATCTTGAACCTAACTTTTACGGTTTTTCGAGGATGAACACTtcattaaaggagaaaaaaaaaaaaaggaactgtcgTCGTGATGGGGTTCACACAACTCAGAACATTCCAAGTTATAAAATCTGGATTTGGCAGAAAGGGAATTTCTAGGGAGAAGTTAAAGTCGAGGTAAACTGCAGAGAGAGTTGGACAGTGGGCGCAGTTGAGGTGTTCAGATACTATGAGGTTCCCGCTTGCCGCTACTCCTTTAAGGGGAGAAAAGATGGGATCCAGGTGCACAGAACTAGTCTGGGGGTTGTTTCTAGTCCTTCCTGGAGTTGGTGGGGAGCAGCGGGGAAGCTCGAGAGCTGGCGCACCACTTAgacgtgcttgtgtgtgtgtactggcGCGCGAGCATTGTTTGCACGTGTGCAAGCCTCTGCGAACGAGCATGTTTATCTGCTTGCATGCGTGCATGCAGGTTTGTTGCCGCGTATGTGTGAATGCAGGCACGAGCTCGCGCTAGTGTGCACGTGTATCTGCTTGTCTTTCGGACGTGTGTCCGTGTGCACCGCATCGTGCGAGCTAAGGGTACAGTCCGAGGGAAAACAGGGCAGCGGGGTGCGCGCGCCTACTCCCCGCCAGTTCCTTCCTTTACCCGGGGAACTAGAGCTCCGCCGCGCGTGCAGCTGGACGCTTCCTGCAGAGTGTTGGCTCCGCTCGGTGGAGGCGCAGGTAAAAACCGAGCCCGACAAGCCGCTCAGGACCGACACATTCCCGCGCCTTCCTAAGGCTAAGCGCCCAGGGGCGACCTCGGGCGGCGGGCGGGGTAAGCCCCGCGGCGGGTCAGTCCTGGCTCCCCAGTCTGTCCCTTTAACCCCGCCGCCGGGTGGGAGCACGTGAGCGAGGCTCCGGGTGGCAcccgggcgccgccgccgcctagGCAGTTGTATTTCGAACACTGCCTCTGGCCCGTGGCCAGGCGCCTTGGCTCGGCTGCTAGCCggacctccctcctcctcctcatactTTTCCTCCGGAGTAGCCCCCTCCCCTTTATCCGCCCACGATTAGAGGTGggcactcccccgccccctgctccaagcacgcacacacacacccccacacaaactcgcacacgcacacacacacacacacacacacacacatctcccttGAATTCCGGGGTAGGAACTCAGAAAACTTGCAGCCCCAGCAGCGCGCACTCAGTGTAGGACGCAGCAGCAAGCGGCCGGTCCCCCTCCGACGCTCGGGTGCTGCGGCCGCCTGCTCCCGCCACCCGAGGAAGCGCGGTGCCACCCACTGCTCGCTCCCTTGCTGTGATCATTGCCCGACGGGATCGCGGCCGGATCTCTCCATCCTCCCTCGGCTTGTcgactgcccccgcccccccgcgctatttgttttctctcttcctctccctctcttttctctttcttgctctgcGAGCGCGGGGccggggagaaagaggagaaactcTTTCCCCGCCTAACTTTTCCAGGGACACAGTTCACTCCCAAGTCTCTTCCCTTCCCAAGCCGCTTCCGAAGTGCTCCCGGTGACCGCAACTCCTGATCCCCAAGCGAAAGGGGCGCCTCTCCCACTTGCCACCCTcgttttctcctctcctttgcctccctcctcctctcgtCACCGCCACCTCCACCGCCACCTCCACCTCCGGCACCCACCCACCGCTGCCGCCGCCACCAGCAgcgcctccttctctcctcctcctcctcccctctcctctctttttggCAGCCGCTGGACGTCCGGTGTGGATGGTGGCAGCGGCGGCAGCCTAACGCCGCAGCAGCCCTCGCCACCCGCCTGccctcgcgcccccccccccgcctcctcctccagccctctctcccAAGCTCCCGAAAGGTGCGGGGCAGATTTGGGGGCGGCGGAGACCCTGCGGctggagcggcggcggcggcagcggtaGCGGCGGCGGGAGGCAGGATGAGCGCACGCGGCGAAGGCGCCGGGCAGCCGTCCACTTCAGCCCAGGGACAACCTGCCGCTCCGGCGCCGCAGAAGAGaggacgcggccgacccaggaaGCAGCAGCAAGTCAGTATGCGGGCGGGGTCGGGGCACTAGCCCACCCTGGTCCCCGCGGCGCGGTGCCGGGGGCGCGGGAGCCCCGCCGCTCGCAGCCGGCGCCCGCGGCCggcagcccggggagggggcgggcggcgaCAGGCACCGCGCGCCGGTGCGCCGCCGAGTCCCCGGGCGCCCGCGCACCTCCAGCCCGGGAGGTGGGGTCTGGCCAAGCGCGTCCCGGGACTGGCGCTATTGTGCCCGGGCCCGAGAGGAGCGGTGGACCCCGGTGGCTGCCAGCGGCCGGCCGGCGAGGATGGACGCGCGGGCGCTTTCCCGGTGGCTTTTGCCATCGCCCCGCGGGCGGGAGATGAGGCGGGTCGGGGAAGCCGGCGCGCTGGCGGGGCTGGGTCGGAGAGGCTGAGTCCGGGGGCCGGAGGCGCTTTCTCCCGCCTCCCCGGGCTGCTCGCGGGCGGGGGACTGGCGCGCTGCAGCCGCCCCTTTGGCGCCCTCGCCAAGTTCTCGGTGGCCCGAGACTCGCGCCCTCTCGACAAAGAACTCGTGGGCCGGTCGGCTCCTCGCCGGGCCCTTTAAACGCCGCGCGGCAGCCGGTTCGCGGGGCCACTGCCACCCCGACGTCCCGGAGCAGGGGCTCCCGGAGAGCCTGCGTTCCCACGGGACGGGATTAACTCATTTGGACTAGGACGCGGTGGAAAAGAGTGGAAGAGTGTCCCGGTGGTAGCTGGGTCCCTTGCAGGCGTCCCGGTCCCCCTTCTGTCCTGGAGCCCGCGCCTCACAGCTGCAGACATTCAATGCACTTCTTCAGGACCAGCGACTGGGTATTGGGAGGGGACGATCGAGGGGCGCCCGGGACCCCGCGGAGCAGGGGGTTTTGTCTGCGGATGCAACCAATTAAACTTGCAGCAGGCACTCGCAGAGCTGAGCGCAGCGCCAAGGGTgttgggatggaggtggggggtcGCTGCAATACCCAAGTCTCGGCGGGCTGGGTTGCAGCAGGAACTTGTCTATGGAGAACATTTAAATTCCGCTTCCGCGGGTTTtaaaatttctgggttttttaGCCTTAAATCATTTCCTTCGAGGCAAGCAGGACGATTAGAAAATAATCCTATAGTTGCAAAGCTGCCCGAGAGCAAGGTAGGAAACGCGAACAATGTTTGCTTGCCCGGTGCGTTTTAGAAAAATGCAGAGGGTTGTACCTTTTGAAATCATCAAACGGAACAAGCCAATCTAGAGGCCCAGGAGTTTTCCCGCTCTGCCCCAGCGACACTTTTGAACAGCGTTGGGATCCTGTTTTACACCTCCCAGGaagtccctgccctccccctaccCCTTGTTTCCCAGCCGCCACCCAGCGTTCTCAAACCAAGGACTgcttctcacccccccccccccccgcaagtaATCGGAAAGAAATGACTGTGGGGTCTGGAGGTGTTTTGAGGCTGTACCTTTGAGTTCAGGCagagtcacaaagaaagaaaaatgtgtctcCGATGTGTTTGCTCCGGATGTGCCCACTGGCGCTCACAGAAGCCTTCATGCAACAAACTTTCCCCCAGATTTCCCAAATAAGACACAAGTTTTTATTGAGAACCTTCATGAGCTTTAAGATAATTAGTCTCGTTCAGTCACCGAATCTCAATGAAATGTAAATTGGTGATTCACAGGACAAATGTTGGGGATCTGGAATATTAATCACTGCATTCTTTTAGCCAGTTGAGTATTTACTACTTTGTCACTGAAGCCACTTAAAGTTTTGCTAAAATCTATTGATAGTTTCAATTTCTCTCCAGATTTTTCCTTACCTGACTTtgcaaacacaccacacacatgcctTTTAGTTGTTTCCAGCTCACCccataagttttttaaaaaggttttggggaaaatgttttttttatcaAAAGATAGTTAAACTTAGAGTGGAGATCATGCCTGTATCTCCAAAAGGAAGTGGAGAATTGAAGCAATTATCTAGGTAATTCAAGCAAAACCTCCCACAACAGATTTACCATaattatttggaatttgggggggggggaattggaGTTATTTTGAGTTGAAGAAATTAGATAATTGCTCCAACATTTCACTCAATGTGTTGATTGAGTCATAATTGACCTACAATGAAGATACACAGATGATTAAAAACCATCTTTTTAATGTGGAAGATTGTGGAAGTATTCTGATATCAGCCTCATATTTCTGTTACTTTGAAATACTAGTAAGATATACAGTGGTATGTGTGTTGAACCTTTACATTCTTATGAAATATCAAATGCTTCACTATGCACATTTTACACTTTAAAATGTTCCTGATAGAACAGCAACCTTGTCAGTCTTTGTCACCTTTTTTAAGGTTGGAATGGAATCTAGTTTTCATATGCAAAAACAGGTTGTCCTCTTTGAATCCTTGGATAAAAACTGTACTTATTCCCCCTTTTTGTAAACTCTGGGCCATCATTATCTGATTTTGCGGACTGTGTTTCATTTCTGAGCAGGACAAGCAGAAAATAGAGCTATAGAGTCAGGGTCAACTTATTTAAGACATTCTTGCCACAGCAGTCTTTTCCACCCCCCACAATTAGGAACCAACGGGCGAGCCCTCTCCTAAGAGACCCAGAGGAAGACCCAAAGGCAGCAAAAACAAGAGTCCCTCCAAAGCAGCTCAAAAGGTAAGTTTACTCAAGTCTCTCCATGTACcttcctgtgatttttttcccatttcacgCCCACACCTGTATGTTCTCCCTGGAGACCCCAAGACTCATTTGCTACATTTAACAGGAGATTTCTAAGCAGATTCTCAGAGCAAGATGTTCAAGAAGATatttacaatgtttttttttttttaaacacacaatTTGAAACTGAAAGCCTGGGGGGGGAAggatggggaaggggaggagactCGGAACAATTATAAATTTGCTACAGTTGAGAAATAGTTAAAAACAGATCAAAACTATAGATTGCTGCCTGGTGATGAAGGTTTTGCAATTTccttcaaaataacaaaagattaGTTTACTTGGTGATTATTCTATATGACACTTGCAAAACTAAACCCTCCCATTAAAGCATTTTGCCAAATAGATGATAATCAGAAGTAAATTCAGTCATGGGATGGTAGAAGAAATATTACAGATTTTACAGCTCTAAAACATAAAGTGTACTATTTTGCAATAACCTACAATATAATATACACAATCTCAAAAAGCCCACCAGATTACACAGAAAGGCTCTCAATAGGACAATgggacttttaaaaacaaatatttgactattttaatgtatatttgggGGCAGGATAGAGTCTTATCAAAAGTAACTTTCTTGTCATGTTGATTGTACTTGAGTTAGCAAgaggaaatatttcaaatttaatacATGTgcagagaaaaaagggaaatataAAGTTGACTATTATTAGCTtaaagtcttgtgttttatttgtagttttataattagttttaaaatgcatcaaaaataaatttgcagATAGCCCTTCGGTGGATCTGAGTACTCCAGgtataatatttatttgaagGGTCTGTATACTCTTTGATATTTATGTTCTTTGTGGTTTTCTTTGACTGTGGGCACTAACTGTATCATATGTGATTGTACCCAGTGTTGTAAACAGCCAGAGCAAACACTGATGCATATACAATTATTTAAAGAGCATTAGTCATGAACAGTAAAGGAGCACACTTTTAGTATACTTAAGTATAGTTTTCTTATAGTAAATGTGACACATTTACTCAGTATAATCTGAAATAGCTTTAAACTACTGTCATTTAAAAGTGACAGTATATAATCTAATAGTctatatttctaatataaatattttcatttgttgcaCTTGCCTGGCTTATCAAATTAACTTAAACAAGACTGACCCAGGTAGGTCAATTTTTAATGTTCCACGAATGTGAGATTTACCTAACTTAATCCCTGTGCTAGGATGGGGAAAGACTATCTCGTTAGGTCACCAGTAACTATTTACACTGTGATGTAATTGTTCACTATATTTTCCCGGAAATAGTCTTTGTCTCCTCataagtaaaatattgaaaatcaaactgaaaacaggaaaataaattatcaatataTTACATCCTCTTTTGAACGAGCTAAGAGCCATTACTTcttcattttgtaaattttacCCCTGACAGGATTTTTATTGCTAAAAGGCAAACTGAGACTTAATGCCTTATTTATCACTTAAAGCAAAATAACGAAAAAGTGAATCTCTTCCCAGaaagctttaatttatttttagttacttGGTGATAAGGATTTACAAATGATCCTAGTAGACTTCTCATTTTTCCAATCTTTATGTTTATGCACAAATAATTGCAACGTCTAGAAtaggaaaatttttattattcagtaTTTCACACAATTTGTTAT
Proteins encoded in this region:
- the HMGA2 gene encoding high mobility group protein HMGI-C is translated as MSARGEGAGQPSTSAQGQPAAPAPQKRGRGRPRKQQQEPTGEPSPKRPRGRPKGSKNKSPSKAAQKKAEATGEKRPRGRPRKWSDSGIMEVCQPFKDTDLVSF